From a region of the Ostrinia nubilalis chromosome 18, ilOstNubi1.1, whole genome shotgun sequence genome:
- the LOC135080649 gene encoding dol-P-Man:Man(7)GlcNAc(2)-PP-Dol alpha-1,6-mannosyltransferase, translating to MVQLLYIVASLHVLLCPFTKVEESFNIQATHDILYHRHNLTQYDHNEFPGVVPRTFIGPLVVAVFSAPVGALLHITGINKFWMQYVVRLSLALSVIVTWSRLRNSLQKQFGNTFTWWYTIVTVTQYHFMFYMSRPLPNIMVLPLVLLAFEGWFSGKHKQFIISAGASIVIFRSELAMLFGLFVLMDLYFKKIDIQKFIKIVVPAGIGLVVLTVAIDSIFWGRLLWPEAEVFWYNTILNKSSNWGTSPFLWYFYSALPRGLGPSLVLIPVGVYLDRRLVPLVAPAVTYILLYSILPHKELRFIIYVFPLLNAASAAACSYIFIRRTKAPKFELMFWVIIIIILGNIVMSLAFVLVAMNNYPGGVAITRFHKLLKNEPFVHVHISNLAAQTGVTRFTQINDQWVYSKNESLETEQLQEYTHLLLEAKSKYSPNLKAFTHTHMILDSIDTFSQVAMNYKLMPPVRIKTRPALFILERKDFREYPFAKTIDSTILNENSESNQVSTEETVVNVVNYDISDEVVDKESQTVTNVDEEEEILEEDVQLKSESKDDQETVNEESSNVDVIPDSPPDQEKVLPEVNEEPLLEAKKAFDELKLLKQERKRKAIAKIKSETRKEVVASAKEKLKEIMKRHKHIAEELSEGIVTEKVEETGSDGRGDIPEPEFVLEPETPEHIVNETEPPSPLPSLEDLIKSDDDKNHTNENIDAIVEEVITRLIDRKIYDDKTKPEDIKAEDRQMIQRIVEEVVSERMNYSKGESK from the exons ATGGTCCAGTTACTTTACATTGTCGCTAGTTTACATGTGCTATTATGTCCATTTACAAAAGTTGAAGAAAGTTTTAACATTCAAGCAACTCACGATATTTTATATCATCGTCATAACCTCACACAG TACGATCACAATGAGTTTCCGGGAGTGGTGCCGCGTACTTTCATTGGACCTCTAGTAGTAGCAGTATTTTCGGCTCCAGTGGGAGCTTTGTTACATATCACAGGAATAAACAAGTTTTggatgcaatatgtag TTCGTTTGTCTCTAGCATTGAGTGTGATAGTAACATGGAGTCGCTTGAGGAACTCGTTACAGAAGCAGTTTGGCAACACATTTACTTGGTGGTACACAATAGTGACTGTCACTCAGTACCACTTTATGTTTTATATGAGCAGACCGCTACCTAATATAATGGTACTTCCACTTG tacTTTTAGCATTTGAAGGATGGTTCTCAGGAaaacacaaacaatttataatatCAGCTGGTGCTTCTATTGTTATATTCCGATCTGAACTAGCCATGCTCTTTGGGCTATTTGTACTTATGGATTTGTACTTTAAGAAAATTGATATTCAAAA gtTTATCAAAATAGTTGTGCCAGCTGGAATTGGGCTAGTTGTCCTTACTGTGGCCATAGACTCCATATTTTGGGGCCGTTTATTGTGGCCTGAAGCTGAAGTGTTCTGGTACAACACTATTCTGAATAAGAGTTCCAATTGGGGT ACATCGCCATTCCTATGGTATTTCTACTCCGCTCTGCCGCGCGGACTCGGCCCCAGTCTTGTGCTGATTCCAGTAGGGGTTTACCTGGACCGGCGGCTGGTACCTCTAGTGGCGCCAGCCGTTACGTACATTCTTCTCTACTCCATCTTACCGCACAAGGAGCTAAGATTCATAATATACGTGTTCCCTCTCCTCAACGCAGCGTCGGCAGCTGCATGCTCATATAT ATTCATAAGACGAACCAAAGCGCCGAAATTCGAGTTAATGTTCTGGGTGATCATTATTATCATATTAGGAAATATTGTTATGTCATTGGCCTTTGTTCTGGTTGCAATGAATAACTATCCTGGTGGAGTCGCTATCACAAG GTTCCACAAACTTTTAAAGAATGAACCATTCGTCCATGTACATATCAGCAATCTTGCAGCTCAAACTGGTGTTACTAGGTTTACGCAAATTAACGACCAATGGGTGTATAGTAAAAACGAATCACTAGAAACAGAGCAACTTCAGGAGTATACACATTTACTTCTTGAAGCTAAAAGCAAATATTCTCCAAATTTAAAAGCCTTTACTCACACACATATGATTTTAGATAGCATCGATACATTCTCCCAAGTAGCAATGAATTATAAATTAATGCCCCCTGTCCGTATTAAAACTAGACCAGCACTTTTTATACTTGAAAGAAAAGATTTTCGGGAGTATCCTTTTGCCAAAACGATTGATAGCactattttaaatgaaaatagtgAGTCAAATCAAGTTTCTACAGAAGAAACAGTTGTCAATGTTGTAAATTACGATATATCAGATGAAGTTGTCGATAAAGAGTCACAAACGGTGACTAATGTcgatgaagaagaagaaatactaGAGGAAGATGTACAATTAAAGAGCGAGTCGAAAGATGATCAAGAAACTGTAAACGAAGAGAGCTCAAACGTAGATGTAATACCAGATTCCCCTCCCGATCAAGAGAAAGTGCTTCCTGAAGTTAATGAAGAGCCACTACTTGAGGCAAAAAAAGCGTTTGATGAACTAAAACTGTTAAAACAAGAACGAAAACGAAAAGCGATAGCAAAAATCAAGTCTGAAACGCGTAAAGAGGTCGTTGCATCAGCAAAGGAAAAGTTAAAGGAAATAATGAAACGCCATAAACACATAGCGGAAGAACTTTCCGAAGGTATTGTGACCGAAAAGGTCGAAGAGACTGGATCTGATGGAAGAGGTGATATACCAGAGCCCGAATTTGTATTAGAACCTGAAACACCAGAACATATAGTTAATGAAACAGAACCACCATCACCCTTACCATCACTGGAAGATCTTATAAAAAGCGACGATGATAAAAATCATACAAACGAGAATATTGATGCTATAGTGGAAGAAGTTATCACTAGACTGATAGATAGAAAAATATACGATGATAAAACGAAACCTGAAGATATTAAAGCTGAAGATAGACAAATGATTCAAAGAATTGTGGAAGAAGTTGTTTCAGAGAGAATGAATTATTCTAAAGGTGAAAGCAAGTGA